A stretch of the Saprospiraceae bacterium genome encodes the following:
- a CDS encoding response regulator transcription factor, translating to MSVKIILADDHHLVRQGFRSLLSGHAGFEILAEAANGKELIALLDRGLQPDIVLMDVEMPELNGIEACRILNRDHPAIRVLMISMLNDKDVIQEAVDAGAKAYLFKNTSIEELSQAIQQVMNGSNYFGKEIALAMLGKSKKEDAFALSQLSDREIEILKLIAEGFSSTEIGSKLFISPRTVDTHRNNLIQKLKVNGIAGLIRLAIQNKII from the coding sequence ATGAGTGTAAAAATTATTTTAGCAGATGACCATCATTTGGTGCGGCAAGGATTTAGATCGTTGCTATCCGGACATGCAGGATTTGAAATCTTAGCCGAAGCAGCCAATGGAAAGGAACTTATTGCTTTATTAGACCGTGGGCTTCAGCCAGACATAGTGCTTATGGATGTTGAAATGCCTGAATTAAATGGAATTGAAGCATGCCGCATTTTAAACAGAGACCATCCTGCCATCCGTGTCCTGATGATCAGCATGCTTAATGATAAGGATGTAATTCAAGAAGCTGTTGATGCAGGAGCTAAAGCTTATTTATTTAAGAATACATCCATTGAGGAACTTTCACAAGCCATTCAACAAGTTATGAATGGTTCGAATTATTTTGGAAAAGAAATTGCTTTGGCTATGCTGGGAAAAAGCAAAAAAGAAGATGCCTTTGCTTTATCTCAATTGAGCGATCGGGAAATAGAAATATTAAAGTTGATAGCTGAAGGATTTTCAAGTACAGAAATTGGCTCCAAATTATTTATCAGTCCGAGAACAGTTGATACGCACCGTAACAATCTTATCCAAAAATTAAAGGTCAATGGAATTGCAGGATTAATCCGTTTGGCTATCCAGAATAAAATTATCTAA
- a CDS encoding glycosyl hydrolase — MSKKICLLSVLICFYSLSTFSQKKSNPIAPAAKVETKEFINSGLFGELSFRSVGPALTSGRISDLAVNPFNTSEYYVAAASGGVWKTTNSGISFNPIFDGEGSYSIGCLAIDPKNPNVVWVGTGENNNQRSVAYGDGIYKSEDGGKSWKNMGLKQSEHIGRISIDPSNPDIVYVAAYGPLWTNGGDRGIYKTTDGGATWKQVLKISDYTGCNEVFVDPRYPNIVYAAAHQRQRKVYSYIGGGPESALYKSTDGGASWNKIMSGMPGGDLGRIGLNYSPVNPDVLFAVVEAADGEGGVYKSKDRGASWEKQSGYSTSGNYYQKIYCDPKDINKVFVINTYFGVSKDGGKSFSILGEKSKHIDNHAIWINPNNTDHYLVGCDGGLYESFNAGEDWAFKANLPITQFYKVSTDNAFPFYNIHGGTQDNFSIGGPSRTTSINGIVNSDWFFTSTGDGFETQIDPLDPNVIYAQSQYGGLVRYDKKNGEFVDIKPIEKNGEAAYRWNWDAPLLISKYNNKRLYFAANRLFRTDDQGHSWKTLSQDLSRMMDRNKLMVMDRVWSVDAIAKNGSTDIYGNCTSIAENQFDENILYVGTDDGLVQITKDGGKSWNKIDNIPGIPERSYVHQIVASQHDRNTLFVIFNHHRYGDFHPYLVKSTDGGVSWKAIQSNLPERGSLYCMAEDHINKNLLFAGTEFGAFCSLDGGMKWIALKAGLPTIAVRDMEIQKRENDLVLGTFGRGFYVLDDYSPLRYIKKEDSSQIAKIYPIKDSWMFVPSVPLGVRGKGFQGEGFYTAPNPKVGAVFSYYLRDDIKTIKEKRREQEKEKIKNKEAIYYPSADSLRLEDEQPAPHILFTISDASGNVVRKLKAAAKKGLHRIVWDYRYAPFGPIDLSSFDESFVFNAQETGYMAIPGMYRVAISKFEDGVYTDLGLNENFKIQALNQSSLPAADKKAVDDFCKKVAELRRVTGATDAYRSELQEKLKYIKRAVIDAPALPTAVSKTIADIESRMNAANLQLNGNGSLARREFETLPSINGRIGTIVGGLWSTTVAPSETYLQSYQLALTQFNAVYKEIKSIDADIMQLEQKLEMHSVPFTPGRLPEWKTN, encoded by the coding sequence ATGTCAAAGAAAATCTGTTTATTAAGTGTTCTGATTTGCTTTTATAGCTTATCCACTTTTAGCCAAAAGAAATCAAACCCAATTGCTCCTGCGGCAAAAGTGGAAACCAAAGAGTTTATCAATTCCGGTTTATTTGGTGAATTGAGTTTCCGAAGCGTAGGTCCTGCATTAACCTCAGGTCGGATTTCAGATTTAGCTGTAAATCCTTTTAATACCAGCGAATATTATGTTGCAGCTGCATCCGGTGGCGTTTGGAAGACCACCAATTCCGGAATCAGCTTCAATCCGATTTTTGACGGAGAAGGATCTTATTCCATTGGATGTCTGGCCATTGACCCTAAAAATCCCAATGTAGTTTGGGTCGGAACCGGAGAAAATAATAACCAACGCAGCGTAGCCTACGGGGATGGCATTTACAAATCAGAAGATGGAGGTAAATCCTGGAAAAACATGGGTTTAAAACAATCTGAGCACATCGGACGGATCTCCATTGATCCTTCCAACCCGGACATCGTTTATGTAGCAGCTTATGGTCCGTTGTGGACCAATGGAGGCGATCGCGGAATTTATAAAACTACGGATGGAGGAGCTACCTGGAAGCAGGTATTAAAAATCAGCGACTACACCGGTTGTAACGAAGTATTTGTAGATCCAAGATATCCTAATATAGTATATGCTGCGGCACACCAAAGACAGCGAAAAGTTTACAGTTATATTGGAGGCGGACCAGAATCGGCTTTATATAAAAGTACGGATGGAGGAGCAAGCTGGAATAAAATCATGAGCGGCATGCCTGGAGGTGATTTAGGCAGAATCGGATTAAATTATTCACCGGTAAATCCGGATGTACTTTTTGCAGTTGTTGAAGCAGCTGATGGAGAAGGCGGAGTGTATAAAAGCAAAGATCGTGGAGCGAGTTGGGAAAAGCAAAGCGGTTATTCTACATCGGGAAATTATTACCAAAAGATTTATTGTGATCCAAAGGATATCAACAAAGTATTTGTAATCAATACGTATTTCGGTGTCAGTAAAGACGGTGGTAAAAGTTTCTCCATCTTAGGAGAAAAAAGCAAACACATTGACAATCACGCGATCTGGATCAATCCGAATAACACAGATCATTATCTGGTTGGTTGTGATGGCGGATTATATGAAAGTTTTAATGCCGGAGAAGATTGGGCATTTAAAGCCAATTTGCCCATTACGCAATTTTATAAAGTATCTACAGACAATGCGTTTCCTTTTTACAACATCCATGGGGGAACTCAGGATAATTTTAGTATTGGCGGACCTTCACGCACCACCAGCATCAACGGCATTGTCAATTCGGATTGGTTTTTTACCAGTACCGGCGATGGCTTTGAAACTCAAATTGATCCTTTGGATCCCAATGTTATTTATGCACAATCCCAATACGGTGGATTGGTGCGATACGACAAGAAAAATGGGGAGTTTGTAGATATCAAACCAATAGAAAAAAATGGTGAAGCAGCGTATCGTTGGAATTGGGATGCTCCTTTATTGATTTCAAAATATAACAACAAGCGATTGTATTTTGCTGCCAATCGTTTATTTCGTACCGATGATCAGGGACACAGTTGGAAAACGTTGTCACAAGATCTAAGCAGAATGATGGATCGAAATAAACTCATGGTCATGGACCGGGTTTGGAGTGTAGATGCCATTGCAAAAAATGGATCTACCGATATTTATGGAAATTGTACATCCATTGCAGAAAATCAATTTGATGAAAACATTTTATATGTTGGAACCGATGATGGATTGGTTCAAATCACAAAAGACGGTGGAAAATCCTGGAATAAAATTGATAACATACCGGGTATTCCTGAACGATCCTATGTACATCAAATTGTTGCCTCACAACACGATCGCAATACGCTTTTTGTAATATTTAATCATCATCGTTACGGCGATTTTCATCCCTATCTTGTTAAATCTACTGATGGTGGAGTGAGCTGGAAAGCCATTCAATCCAACTTACCGGAGCGAGGATCACTTTATTGTATGGCAGAAGATCACATCAATAAAAATTTATTATTTGCAGGAACAGAATTTGGAGCTTTTTGCAGTTTGGATGGCGGAATGAAGTGGATTGCTTTGAAAGCTGGTTTACCAACGATTGCTGTGCGGGATATGGAAATTCAGAAACGTGAAAACGATTTGGTATTGGGAACATTTGGCAGAGGATTTTATGTATTGGATGATTACAGTCCACTGCGTTACATAAAAAAAGAAGATTCATCACAAATTGCAAAAATCTATCCGATTAAAGATTCCTGGATGTTTGTGCCATCGGTACCTCTGGGCGTGCGCGGAAAAGGATTTCAAGGCGAAGGATTTTATACTGCTCCAAATCCAAAAGTAGGGGCTGTGTTTAGCTATTATTTGCGGGATGATATTAAGACGATTAAGGAAAAACGCCGTGAGCAGGAGAAAGAAAAAATTAAAAACAAAGAAGCTATTTATTATCCAAGTGCCGATTCACTGCGATTGGAAGATGAGCAGCCGGCGCCACACATACTATTTACCATATCAGATGCATCCGGAAATGTAGTACGTAAATTAAAAGCAGCTGCTAAAAAGGGATTGCACCGCATCGTATGGGATTATCGCTATGCACCTTTTGGTCCGATTGATCTGAGCAGCTTTGATGAGTCATTTGTATTTAATGCGCAGGAGACCGGTTACATGGCAATACCTGGTATGTATCGGGTGGCTATCAGTAAATTTGAAGATGGAGTTTATACAGATTTGGGATTGAATGAAAATTTTAAAATTCAGGCATTGAATCAATCCAGTTTACCGGCAGCTGATAAAAAAGCAGTGGATGATTTTTGTAAAAAGGTTGCTGAACTTCGCAGAGTGACCGGTGCAACGGATGCCTATCGTTCAGAGCTACAGGAAAAATTAAAATACATTAAGCGAGCTGTGATTGATGCACCTGCATTGCCTACAGCTGTTTCAAAAACCATCGCAGATATTGAGTCTCGGATGAATGCTGCCAACCTTCAATTAAATGGCAACGGCAGTCTGGCCAGACGCGAGTTCGAAACCTTGCCATCCATCAATGGTCGCATTGGTACCATTGTTGGCGGATTGTGGAGCACAACTGTTGCGCCTAGTGAAACGTATTTGCAATCTTACCAACTTGCTTTGACCCAATTCAATGCTGTGTATAAGGAAATAAAAAGCATTGATGCTGACATTATGCAATTAGAACAAAAATTAGAGATGCATTCAGTGCCATTTACACCGGGTAGATTGCCAGAATGGAAGACGAATTAA
- a CDS encoding gliding motility-associated C-terminal domain-containing protein → MKSLLIFLISITFCLNIKSQEFYTWCDWYGFGIADLSNCDIIRLFDKPAANPGATINVFKCPDGLFYRATETDGGFLNTSEPYFYTPIKKHLYIGMNRHLERAVSASINSKSLIYIVMRAWNNSISYLMEYDYNTGRFTILGNVSKGVRSIVALGNKLIGIEEILQPYRYYNIVDLNLQDLSKPKVLFQIDSSYWVKDNNPMVTSPYMGLFKNYQTCDHADLVLSSYTNHDSITKFYKLDFKNKKIVPACDMDIKVYFAFFFGEGIKGFDYLRDCRFDIDFDLNNSSDTANNYRTVYECPQEEQKIHDKDWVYYSDGPLDSLRVELLSGNLDTPNEYLKANYIPKGLNLIGDKTQSLLFTSQNKISTTEIEKILDGIVYINELKDPSPGVRLIRTCIYIPWYDDTVYTRISIPVFEKLQSNTTIWLCPDGEFYSIDKFIPSLASLNGHWLNSDLKSGFINAGITKKGTYPYLYTRGMQCIPDTILFTLNYYPNPEINLGPDVLAQGNSNQTITLTGDLNILNSINWFLNDNLVSNQNNSFTFNFIQDSLIKVTVITNDQCFFSDSVQYILKISDDDIWMPNAFSPNGDHINDWFGITAKYNLFIYNFEIFDRWGNKYFNARNFRLQDESQSWNGTANGFNSSPGPYIYLIEYAGTSGQKMTKTGTINLIR, encoded by the coding sequence ATGAAAAGTTTATTAATATTCTTAATTAGTATAACATTTTGTTTAAATATCAAATCACAGGAATTTTATACTTGGTGTGATTGGTATGGTTTTGGAATTGCAGATTTATCTAATTGTGACATTATTAGGCTATTTGATAAACCAGCAGCAAATCCAGGGGCTACAATTAACGTTTTTAAATGCCCAGATGGACTATTTTATAGAGCGACAGAAACTGATGGAGGATTTTTAAATACTTCGGAACCTTATTTTTATACTCCGATAAAAAAACATTTATATATAGGAATGAATCGTCATTTAGAGCGAGCAGTATCTGCTAGCATCAATTCAAAATCCTTGATATATATTGTAATGCGTGCTTGGAATAATTCAATTTCCTATCTTATGGAATACGATTACAATACAGGAAGATTTACCATTTTAGGAAATGTATCAAAAGGTGTACGAAGCATTGTAGCATTGGGAAATAAATTAATTGGCATAGAAGAAATACTTCAACCTTATCGGTATTATAATATCGTAGATTTAAATTTGCAAGATTTATCTAAACCTAAGGTATTGTTTCAAATAGATTCAAGTTATTGGGTAAAAGACAATAATCCCATGGTTACTTCTCCGTATATGGGACTATTTAAAAATTATCAAACCTGCGATCATGCAGATTTGGTTTTGAGTAGTTATACGAACCATGATTCCATCACTAAATTTTACAAATTGGATTTTAAAAATAAAAAAATTGTACCTGCCTGTGATATGGATATTAAAGTTTATTTTGCTTTTTTTTTCGGGGAGGGTATAAAGGGATTTGATTATTTGAGAGATTGCCGTTTTGATATAGATTTTGATCTAAATAATTCATCCGATACTGCAAATAATTATCGTACTGTTTATGAATGTCCACAAGAAGAACAAAAAATTCATGACAAGGACTGGGTATATTACAGTGATGGACCTTTAGATTCTCTTCGGGTTGAATTGCTATCAGGCAATTTAGATACACCTAATGAGTATTTAAAAGCAAATTATATTCCAAAGGGATTGAATCTGATTGGTGATAAAACACAATCCCTCCTATTTACATCGCAAAATAAAATAAGCACTACTGAAATTGAAAAGATACTGGATGGCATTGTTTATATTAATGAATTGAAAGATCCAAGTCCAGGAGTGCGCTTGATCAGGACCTGTATTTATATTCCGTGGTATGATGACACTGTGTATACCCGGATTTCAATTCCTGTTTTTGAAAAACTTCAATCCAATACCACAATTTGGCTTTGTCCGGATGGGGAGTTCTATTCCATTGATAAATTTATTCCATCCCTGGCTTCATTAAATGGACACTGGTTGAATTCGGATTTAAAATCCGGATTTATTAATGCTGGAATTACAAAAAAGGGTACTTATCCGTATTTATATACCCGTGGAATGCAATGTATTCCTGATACGATCTTATTCACTTTAAATTACTATCCCAATCCTGAAATAAATTTGGGTCCGGATGTATTGGCTCAAGGTAATTCAAATCAAACTATTACATTGACTGGGGACTTAAACATTTTAAATTCAATAAATTGGTTTTTAAATGACAATTTAGTATCGAACCAAAACAATTCATTTACGTTCAATTTTATTCAAGACAGTTTGATTAAAGTAACGGTAATTACAAACGATCAATGTTTTTTTTCTGATTCTGTACAATACATTCTTAAAATTTCAGACGACGACATTTGGATGCCAAATGCTTTTTCTCCAAATGGCGACCATATCAATGATTGGTTTGGTATCACTGCTAAATACAATCTCTTTATATATAATTTTGAAATATTTGACCGTTGGGGTAATAAATATTTTAATGCAAGAAATTTTCGCTTACAAGATGAATCTCAATCATGGAATGGAACTGCAAATGGTTTTAATTCTAGTCCTGGACCCTATATTTATTTGATTGAGTATGCAGGTACTTCTGGACAAAAGATGACTAAAACAGGAACTATTAATTTAATTCGGTGA
- a CDS encoding agmatine deiminase family protein has protein sequence MPAAWEHQDALWLGWEADTSYGYQSVLVSMIKSINHKVEINLAVESDSLMHQALAYLTSKGIDPETIHFHIIKGSQFWIRDFGAQFLVNDMGELAIVDFIFNGYGYPEFLKRQFGDNAQIKSVLAAMELKVKETNKVSSLIAQSQNATIIKTKIVQEGGGTEANGKGSLILCEATVLDRNPGYSKKEIESEFKRVLGVSNIIWLKQGLIEDPLHCFRRIHQNYIACGTGGHTDSFVRFVDETTVFIAWIDETEINGNPILQINHDRMKENFKILEKAVDQDGKPFNIIKVPMPDLITRKLIANCDLQSQIEKNNISCQGLIPSEMPQHGDTLIQVANASYLNFVITNGMILLPTYTHMGSSKSKEERVRLIFKIEFPHNQIVFIDAMPLNWKGGGLHCLTMEQPGKSKYLP, from the coding sequence ATACCTGCTGCCTGGGAGCACCAGGATGCCCTGTGGTTGGGATGGGAAGCAGATACTTCCTACGGATACCAGTCAGTTTTAGTTTCAATGATTAAATCGATAAACCATAAAGTCGAAATAAATCTGGCAGTAGAATCAGATAGCCTGATGCACCAAGCCTTGGCTTATCTAACATCTAAAGGCATTGACCCGGAAACCATCCATTTTCATATTATTAAAGGATCCCAATTTTGGATTCGTGATTTTGGGGCTCAGTTTTTAGTAAACGATATGGGCGAATTGGCTATCGTTGATTTTATTTTTAATGGTTATGGTTATCCCGAATTTCTTAAACGCCAATTTGGAGACAATGCTCAGATTAAATCCGTTCTGGCCGCTATGGAATTAAAGGTTAAAGAAACCAATAAAGTCAGTAGTCTGATTGCTCAAAGTCAAAATGCCACCATTATAAAAACAAAAATCGTACAAGAAGGCGGTGGCACCGAAGCAAATGGCAAAGGGAGTTTGATTTTATGCGAAGCTACAGTCTTGGATAGAAATCCCGGGTATTCAAAAAAAGAAATTGAATCCGAATTTAAACGGGTTTTGGGAGTGAGTAATATCATTTGGTTGAAACAAGGCCTGATTGAAGATCCCTTACATTGCTTTCGAAGAATTCATCAAAACTACATTGCTTGCGGTACCGGCGGACATACAGATAGTTTTGTGCGTTTTGTGGATGAGACCACTGTATTTATTGCATGGATTGACGAAACGGAGATCAATGGAAATCCCATCCTCCAAATCAATCACGATCGCATGAAAGAAAATTTTAAAATTCTTGAAAAAGCAGTTGATCAGGATGGCAAACCATTTAATATCATTAAGGTGCCTATGCCTGATTTAATCACCAGAAAATTAATTGCAAATTGTGATTTACAATCGCAAATTGAAAAAAATAACATTTCCTGTCAGGGTCTCATCCCTTCTGAAATGCCTCAACACGGTGATACATTAATTCAAGTGGCCAATGCGAGTTATTTAAATTTTGTGATTACCAATGGTATGATTTTACTTCCTACTTATACACACATGGGCTCTTCTAAATCAAAAGAAGAACGGGTTAGATTAATTTTTAAAATTGAATTTCCACACAATCAGATCGTATTTATTGATGCCATGCCTCTAAATTGGAAAGGCGGCGGATTGCATTGTTTGACTATGGAACAACCTGGAAAATCTAAGTATCTGCCTTGA
- a CDS encoding sensor histidine kinase produces MDRRNIWTFLLALGVLGTSCLVAAQTPTTDSIRQKLAVETDPASQTRYYYLIAKELLEKHFDQAAFYTDSLERYAQHSKSQASKAYVLNFKGLIAKESGKLQEALDLFYQDYQIRQHDPDVHTLAITCNNLGGTYAEMYKSDSAIHYYLKSLKIFEDLKEYSNLASAYSNIGNLYNDQKIHDKAINYLEKALAIRLEHGEEKKCMFTYNNLAVAYGTSEGDDAHNLSKALEYSNKGIEIALKYKNNYVAGVIDGGICHILLEKGKYQEAIPHCEQSIKLLTEANRLVNLVFPYVNLASVYNRLNQPQKALDFAMKGYAIMEEKKLLDPMEVYLEEIGTAHEKLGNHKEALVWFKKFMKLDDSLFRSENVRSLADVETKYQAEKKEKELIIEREKNFKKTSWLIGFGIFLIAFMVITFLLYKRYQYKQDQKLQQAVIAEQQLGLNAVIEAQEAERKRIAKDLHDGIVQELVATKLGFDAMHNSIQHLDETHSVKIKDLSNQLNEACTELRNISHVMLPPTLETKGLVPSLELLLRNSINQAGIQSEFEHFDIPVKLDEKIELGLYRIAQELLNNILKHAKAHKIVMQLYHAGNFLILRVEDDGVGFDFNEAKHSGSMGLLNILSRVRTMGGNYFSEKGDLHGTVSTVRIPIG; encoded by the coding sequence ATGGATAGAAGGAATATTTGGACTTTCTTACTTGCTTTAGGAGTGCTCGGTACCAGTTGTTTAGTGGCTGCACAAACACCCACAACAGATAGCATTCGACAAAAACTGGCTGTAGAAACAGATCCGGCGAGCCAAACCAGGTATTATTACCTGATTGCGAAAGAGTTGTTGGAAAAGCACTTTGATCAGGCTGCATTCTATACAGATAGCCTCGAGCGGTATGCCCAACATTCAAAAAGTCAGGCCAGCAAAGCATATGTCCTCAATTTTAAAGGACTGATAGCCAAGGAATCCGGAAAATTACAAGAAGCATTGGACTTGTTTTATCAGGATTATCAAATACGCCAACATGATCCGGATGTTCATACGCTTGCCATTACCTGCAATAATTTGGGTGGCACCTACGCAGAAATGTATAAGTCGGATTCGGCGATTCACTATTATTTAAAATCTCTCAAGATTTTTGAAGACCTGAAAGAATACAGCAACCTCGCATCGGCATACAGCAACATTGGAAATCTCTACAACGATCAAAAAATTCACGATAAGGCCATCAACTATCTGGAAAAAGCTTTGGCCATCCGACTGGAGCACGGAGAAGAAAAAAAGTGTATGTTCACCTACAACAATCTGGCGGTAGCCTATGGCACCAGCGAAGGGGATGATGCACATAATTTGTCAAAAGCATTGGAATATTCAAATAAGGGGATTGAAATTGCATTGAAATATAAAAACAATTATGTTGCAGGAGTCATTGATGGAGGAATCTGCCACATTTTATTGGAGAAAGGAAAATATCAGGAAGCCATTCCGCATTGTGAGCAATCTATTAAATTATTAACGGAGGCCAATCGGTTGGTAAATTTAGTCTTTCCGTATGTCAATCTCGCATCAGTTTATAACCGGTTGAATCAACCCCAAAAAGCACTTGATTTTGCAATGAAAGGCTATGCCATCATGGAAGAAAAAAAATTGCTGGATCCCATGGAAGTGTATTTGGAAGAAATTGGAACCGCCCATGAAAAACTGGGAAATCATAAAGAAGCATTGGTTTGGTTTAAAAAATTTATGAAACTGGATGATTCTTTATTTCGTTCTGAAAACGTAAGAAGCCTTGCTGATGTTGAAACAAAATATCAAGCTGAAAAAAAGGAAAAAGAACTAATAATTGAACGTGAAAAAAATTTTAAGAAAACCAGTTGGTTAATTGGTTTTGGAATATTTCTGATCGCGTTTATGGTAATTACATTTTTATTATATAAACGCTATCAATACAAACAAGATCAAAAATTGCAACAAGCAGTGATTGCAGAACAGCAATTGGGATTAAATGCAGTCATTGAAGCACAAGAAGCAGAGCGAAAGCGAATAGCAAAAGATTTGCACGATGGTATTGTTCAGGAATTGGTTGCCACTAAATTGGGTTTTGATGCCATGCATAATTCAATTCAACATTTGGATGAAACACATTCCGTTAAGATAAAAGACTTGAGCAATCAATTGAATGAAGCCTGTACCGAGCTTCGCAACATTTCACATGTCATGTTGCCGCCTACTCTTGAAACAAAGGGTTTAGTACCCAGCCTGGAATTATTATTGCGAAATTCAATCAATCAGGCCGGCATTCAAAGTGAATTTGAGCATTTTGATATTCCAGTTAAACTGGATGAGAAAATTGAATTGGGTTTGTACCGCATTGCCCAGGAATTATTAAATAATATACTAAAACATGCAAAAGCTCATAAGATTGTAATGCAATTATACCACGCAGGCAATTTTTTAATTTTAAGAGTGGAGGACGATGGCGTAGGATTTGATTTTAATGAAGCGAAACATTCCGGCAGCATGGGTTTATTAAATATTTTAAGCAGGGTTCGTACAATGGGTGGTAATTATTTCTCTGAAAAAGGCGATCTCCATGGAACCGTTTCAACCGTAAGAATTCCTATTGGATGA
- a CDS encoding GNAT family N-acetyltransferase: protein MISENIILKEYAPGLEDAIKRLNYEWLERYFKLEASDIRSLSDPKSEIIDKGGFIFYALLNDEIVGTASLLKKSESEFELGKMAVTASAQGLGIGKRLMEHCLDFAKRQGITKLILYSNTKLASAIHLYRKYGFVEVELESGLYERANIKMELKLVQ, encoded by the coding sequence ATGATAAGCGAAAACATCATCCTAAAAGAATATGCTCCAGGTTTGGAGGATGCCATTAAAAGATTAAACTATGAATGGTTGGAGCGCTATTTTAAATTAGAAGCCTCAGACATCCGTTCGCTATCAGATCCAAAATCAGAAATTATAGATAAAGGCGGTTTTATTTTTTATGCTTTGCTAAATGATGAAATCGTAGGAACTGCTTCCCTGTTAAAAAAATCGGAATCTGAATTTGAGTTAGGAAAAATGGCAGTAACTGCAAGCGCACAAGGCCTTGGAATCGGAAAACGCCTAATGGAGCATTGCCTGGATTTTGCTAAAAGACAAGGTATAACAAAATTAATATTATACAGCAATACTAAATTGGCATCAGCAATCCATCTCTACCGTAAATATGGTTTTGTTGAAGTTGAATTGGAATCTGGATTGTATGAACGAGCGAATATTAAAATGGAATTGAAGCTTGTGCAATAA
- a CDS encoding DinB family protein — protein sequence MYQDQIKTELQDRHQAFINFINGLNEDTFNFKFQEKWTAGQQLAHIVMCIKPLVAVFGLDKLLIEQKFGKLDREGLSYDQLLTYYLEKFTAGGKAPANYVPDVILFERRESLCQNLTELIVDLCLKMDNYSEADLDRYCIPHPLLGMLSLREMLYNAIYHVEHHHKAAIQNLQYR from the coding sequence ATGTATCAAGATCAAATAAAAACTGAATTACAAGATAGGCATCAAGCGTTTATTAATTTTATCAATGGGCTCAATGAAGATACTTTCAATTTTAAATTTCAAGAGAAGTGGACAGCGGGACAACAATTAGCGCATATTGTAATGTGTATCAAACCGCTGGTTGCAGTTTTTGGTTTGGATAAATTACTTATTGAACAAAAATTTGGCAAATTGGATCGGGAAGGTTTGAGTTATGATCAATTGCTTACATACTATTTGGAAAAATTCACAGCGGGAGGCAAAGCACCGGCAAACTATGTTCCGGATGTAATTCTTTTTGAAAGGCGAGAAAGTTTATGTCAAAATTTAACGGAGCTCATTGTTGATTTGTGCTTGAAGATGGATAATTATTCTGAAGCAGATCTGGATCGTTATTGTATTCCCCATCCTTTATTGGGAATGCTCAGTTTGCGGGAGATGTTGTACAATGCCATTTACCATGTGGAGCACCATCACAAAGCGGCCATTCAAAATTTGCAATACCGCTAG